From the Candidatus Methylomirabilota bacterium genome, the window TCGATCGTCGGCCTCGTGCTGTACGGCGCCGTCGGCCTCGCCGCGCGCTGGCTCGCCCCGTGGGCCGAGACAGGACACGCGTCCTGACCCGATCCCGCTCGTCATCTCCCAGGAGGAGGAGCCCATGATCCGCCCGATGCTCGCCGTCGTCGTCGCCCTCGGCCTAACCGCGCCCGCGCAGGCGCAGGCCCCGCAGAAGGTCGTGTTCGCGCTGAACTGGTTCGCGGTGGGTGATCACGCCGCCTATTGGGTGGCGCTCGACAAGGGCTACTACAAGGACAAGGGGCTCGAGGTCGAGCTCCAGAACTCCAAGGGCTCGGGCGACTCCATCGCCAAGGTGGACACGGGGCGCGCGGACATCGGCCTCGCGGATGCCGCGGTGGTCATTCCGCTCGTGGCCAAGGGCGCCAAGGTCAAGGTGGTGGGCGCGGTGTTCGACAACACGCCGCTCAACATCTGGACGCGCAAGGACACCGGCATCACCAAGCCCAAGGACCTTGAAGGTAAAACGCTGGCTGCTCCGCCGGGTGACGGCCAGCGCCAGCTCTTCCCCGCCTTCGCGCGCATCAACGGCATCGACGAGAGCAAGGTGAAGTGGGTGAACATCGAGCCCGCCGCCAAGTTCGTGGCGCTGTCGGAGAAGCGTGCGGACGCCGTGCCCGACTACACCACCGGCCAGCCGTTCTGGGAGAAGGCGGTGGGCAAGGAGAACCTCGTCCGGATGCCGTGGTACCAGCACGGGTTCGACACGTATTCCATGTCCATCATGGCGAGCGAGAAGACGATGAACGAGCGGCCCAAGGTGCTCAAGGACTTCCTCGAGGCCTCGTATCGCGGCTGGCGCGACGTGATGGAGAATCCCAAGGCCGCGCTGGAGATCTTCAAGAAGCGCGTGCCCGAGATCGACCTCGCCCTCATCGAGCCCAACATGATGCTGGGCCTCGAGCTGATGCGGACCGATCGCTATGCCCAGAACGGGATCGGCTGGATGGACCGCGCCAAGATGTGCCGGACGGTCGAGCTGATCAACACGTACATGGACGTGCCCCGCAAGGTCGGCTGCGACGAGGTCTTCACGAACTCGTTCCTCACCAAGATCGAGCCGCCGAAGAGCATGCGGTAAGGGGGCCGGAGCCGGCCGCGCGACTCGCGCCGTGCTGATCGAGCTCGAGGGCGTGGGCATGACCTACGCCTCGGCGAGCGGGCCCGTGGAGGCCCTGCGGGCGATCACGTTCGGTGTGGGCCGCGGCGAGCTGGTGGCGCTCGTGGGGCCCTCCGGCTGCGGCAAGTCCACGCTGCTCCGGGTGGTGGCGGGGCTCCGGCCGCCCAGCCTGGGCCGCGCGCGCGTCGACGGTCAGGACGTCCTGACGCCGCTGCCCGCGATCGGCATGGTCTTCCAGGCCCCGGTGCTCCTTCGCTGGCGGCGCCTGCTCGACAACGTGCTGTTGCCCGTCGAGCTCGCGGGCCGGCGCCCGGCGGACTATCGGGCGCGGGCCCTCGAGCTCCTGCGGACGACGGGCCTCGCCGAGTTCGCCGACAAGTATCCGCGCGAGCTCTCCGGCGGCATGCAGCAGCGGGCGGCTCTGTGTCGCGCGCTGATGCTGGATCCGCCGATCCTCCTGATGGACGAGCCCTTCGGCGCGCTCGACGCCATGACCCGGGACGAGATGAACCTGGAGCTCCTGCGCGTGTGGGGCGAGACGGCGGCGCCGGCCGCGCGGCGCAAGACCGTGGTCTTCGTCACGCACTCGATTCCGGAGGCGGTGTTCCTCGCCGATCGCGTGGTGGTGATGACGCCGCGCCCCGGCCGCGTGGCGCGAGTCTTCGACGTGCCGCTGCCGCGTCCCCGCGCCATGGCCCAGCGCGCCGATCCCGCCTTCGGGCGGCTCGCGCTGGAGATCTACGACACCTTGAACGCCCGGCCCTCCGGCCCGGGCGTGCTCGCCTGAGGCTCGCCATGACGACGACCCGCGATCTCGCGTTCACGCCCGCCGTGGCGCTCGCGCGCCTCTACCGGCGGCGCGCCGTCTCGCCCCTCGAGGTGGTCCAGGCGGCGCTGGCACGCATCGACGCCCTCAATCCGGGGGTGAACGCTTTCGTCACCCTGGTCCGTGAGGAGGCGCTCCGCGAGGCGCGCCGGGCCACCGCGGCCATGCGGCGGGGCCGGGCCCTGCCGCCCCTCTTCGGGGTGCCGGTGGGCATCAAGGACGTGACGCCGACCAAGGGCGTCCTCACCACGTACGGCTCGACCCTCTTCAAGGATCACGTGCCGGACGTCGACGCCCTCGTGGTGGAGCGACTCCGGGCGGCGGGGGCCATCGTGCTCGGCAAGACCAACACCCCCGAGTTCGCCTTCGGTCCCAACACGGTGAACGCGGTGTTCGGCGCCACGCGCAACCCGTGGAACCTCGCACGCACCGCCGGCGGCTCGAGCGGTGGCTCGGCGGCGGCCCTGGCCACCGGTATGTGCCCGATCGCGGAAGGCACTGATCTCGGCGGGTCCTTGAGGGGGCCGGCGGCCCATTGCGGGGTGGTGGGCTTCCGGACCACGCCGGGACTGATCCCGCGGCATCCCTCCGTGCTCGCCTGGGACACGTACTCCGTCGAGGGGCCGATGGCGCGCACCGTGGCCGACGCCGCGCTGATGCTCTCGGTGATGGCGGGCCCTGACGCACGCTCGCCGATCTCGTACGAGGTCGACACGCGCGCGCTGAGGACCGCGGCGCAGACGCCATCGGTGAAGGGCTGGCGTATCGCGTGGACGGCGGACCTGGGCGGGCTGGTCACCGTGCATCGCGAGGTGTCCGCGGTGTTCGAGGGGGCGGTGCGCGCGTTCGGCGCCGCGGGTGCGCGCGTGGAGCCTGCGTGCCCGGACATGAGCGAGGTGCCGGAGATCGTGCGCCTCTCGCGCGGCTTCCTGATGGTCGCGCGCCATGGGGACAAGCTGCCGCGCCACCGGGACGTCCTGCAGGCGGGGCTGGTCGAGAACACGGAGCAGGGCCTGGCGCTCACCGCGGCCGACGTGGCGCGCGGGGAGCTCTTGCGCACCACGCTCTGGCACCGCGTCCGGGCGTTCCTCGAGGGGCGGGACGTGTGGATCACGCCGACCACCGCCACGCCGCCGTTCCCGCTCGAGGAGCCAGTGCTCGGGCGCTCGTTCCTCACCTACGCTTTCTCGGTGCTGGGCCTGCCCGCGATCTCGATTCCCGCAGGCTTCACCTCCGACGGCCTGCCCATCGGGCTTCAGATCGTCGGCCGGCGGGGCGCGGAGCCCACCGTCCTCCGGGCGGCGGCGGCGTTCGAAGCGGTCCGCCCATGGGCGCTCCGAGTTCCCCCGGGGGTATCCCGGCCCTCGCCCTGATTCGCCGGGCTCCCCGGTCCCCTTCAGCGCTCGCTCGTGGCGAGCTCCTTCAAGGCGGCGAGGATGGCCCCCTCAGGCCGCGCCAGCTCTTCCAGGATGGAGAAGTGCTCATGGTTCGCCAGGGGCAGATAGCGGCCGGGCAGCCCTCGCTTTGTCCACGCCTCGGCGTACTCGGCCGACTGGCGGATCAGCTCGGGGAGCTCACCGAGCCCTACCGTGACGACGAGCGGCGCCGCGCGCGGCGGCAGGTGGAGAAGCGGACTGTTCCGTGCGGCCTCGGCGGGGTCGAGCCGCAGCTTGTCATTGAGGTAGCAGAGGCGGATCGGCTCGAGGTCGAAGAGGCCACTGATGGCGACACCGCCGGCCACGCGCGCGTCCTCCATGGCCATCGCCGTGAGATGGCCGCCAGCGGAGTGACCGGCCACGAACACGCGTTGCGGATCGCCCCCGTGCTCCTTCGCGTGTTCGATCACCCATGCCACCGCCGCCCGGATCTCCGCGACGATCGCATCGAGCCGCGCCGCCGGCGCCAGCGTGTACTCCACGAGGGCGAGGTTCCAGCCCGCGGGTAACAGGCCCTCGCCCAGACAGGCGTAGGGCTCCTTGTCGTTGGCCTGCCAGTAGCCGCCGTGGATGTAGACGACGGTCGGTGCGCCCGCGGCGCCGGAGGGGAAGATGTCGAGACGCTGGCGCGTCCCCGCGCCGTAGCGGAGGTCGAGGCGGCCGCGGTTTCGCGCGCGGAAGGCGTCCGACCGCGCTGTCCAGCCTTCGACGTACTGATCGCGCCGCGCCTGGCCTACGGCTTCCGTGTTGTTGTAGGCGGCGTCCAGCGCCTTCCGGTCGAACTGGCGATAGAGCATGGTCGTCACCTCATGCGCTCGGGGCCGCCGCGGGGGCGAGGGTCTTGGCGTACTTTTCGTCGCGATACTCGCCGGAGAGCACCGGCGTGTGCCGCGCGCGTCCCTGCGAGGGCAGGCACTCGATGAGCGCGTCGTAGTTCGGGTGGTTGAAGAACGCGATGGACAACCGAGCGGTTTGCGCCGCCTCGGGCGGGGGATTGACGACCCGGTGAAGATTCGACAGCCAGCGGTCGTTCGTCCACCGCATGAGGAGATCGCCGATGTTCACCACGAAGGTCGTCGGCGTGGTGGCGACGTCCACCCACGCGCCGTCCCGCCGCCGCACCTGAAGCCCGCCCGCCACGTCCTCGCCGCTCAGGATCGTGAAGCCGCCGTAGTCGGTGTGCGCGCTCGCCCGCAGCTGGCCGGGCCGCGGCGGCGTCGCCTGCGCGGGGTAGTAGTTGAGCCGCATGGTGCCGATGGAGCGATCCACCTTGTCGTCGAAGAACCGCTCGGGCACGTCCAGGGCGAGGGCGGCCAACCGCATGAGCTCGACGATGAGCGCGCTCATGGCCCGGTAGTACGTGGACGCGGCCTCGGCGAAGCCCGCGGGCGCCGCCGGCCAGAGATTCGGCAGGAAGTGCCGTCGGCCGAGTGCGTCCGTGTAGTAGGACTCGTCGCGCACGTCCACCGGGCCCACGTGGAAGAACTCCTTGAGATCGGGCGGGGCCTCGGTGTCGTTGGCGGCGGCGAGGCTCTCGCCCCCGACCTGGTGATAGCCGCGGTTGGTCCCGGCCACCGGGTGTCGGGCCGCCTGCTTGTCCCCCAGGGGGCGGGCGAAGAAATCGTGCGCCTTGCCCCGGAGCGCCTCGACGGCGGCGTCGGCCACCCCGTGGCCGCGGATGGCGAAGAAGCCGATCTCACGGCACGCCTCGTCGATGGCGGCCGCGGTGGCGCGGCGCGCGGCCGCGTCGCCCGCGCGGGCGGGGGCGAGGTCGATCACGGGGACGGCGCGGAGCTCAGGCATGGGAGCGGCCCTTCACAGCGTGGAGAACACGGACCCGCCGTCGACGATCAGGGTCTGGCCGCTCATGAAGGCGCTCTCGTCGGAGGCGAGGAACAACACCGCGCCCTCCACGTCGTCCGGGAAGGCGTCGCGCTTGAGGGAGCGCGCGCGCATCATGGCGTCCGCCTGGAAGGCGGTGATGGCCGGATTGGCCTGGACGGAGTCGCTCAGGATGAGGCCGGGGGCCACCGCGTTGACGGCGATGCCGCTGCCCCCCAGCTCACGGGCGAGCGCGCGCGTCATCGCCACCACCGCGCCCTTGGAGGTGACGTAGTGCAGGAGCATGGCCGTGCCCTTGGCCACGATGGCGGAGGCGACATTGACGATGCGTCCACCGCCCTGGGTGCGCATGATCGGGGTGACCGCCCGCACCGCATTCCACACGCCGCGCACGTTCACCGCCATCACGCGGTCCCACTCCGCCTCGGGGATCTCGTCGAAGGGCCGGGGCGTCAGC encodes:
- a CDS encoding 2-oxoglutarate and iron-dependent oxygenase domain-containing protein is translated as MPELRAVPVIDLAPARAGDAAARRATAAAIDEACREIGFFAIRGHGVADAAVEALRGKAHDFFARPLGDKQAARHPVAGTNRGYHQVGGESLAAANDTEAPPDLKEFFHVGPVDVRDESYYTDALGRRHFLPNLWPAAPAGFAEAASTYYRAMSALIVELMRLAALALDVPERFFDDKVDRSIGTMRLNYYPAQATPPRPGQLRASAHTDYGGFTILSGEDVAGGLQVRRRDGAWVDVATTPTTFVVNIGDLLMRWTNDRWLSNLHRVVNPPPEAAQTARLSIAFFNHPNYDALIECLPSQGRARHTPVLSGEYRDEKYAKTLAPAAAPSA
- a CDS encoding glucose 1-dehydrogenase — translated: MRLEGKVAIVTGAAAGLGLAYARRFLAEGARVVISDVVDPAPAAARLGVPERVLARRVDVTDAAAMRALAQDTMTRFHRLDVLVNNAALFATLTPRPFDEIPEAEWDRVMAVNVRGVWNAVRAVTPIMRTQGGGRIVNVASAIVAKGTAMLLHYVTSKGAVVAMTRALARELGGSGIAVNAVAPGLILSDSVQANPAITAFQADAMMRARSLKRDAFPDDVEGAVLFLASDESAFMSGQTLIVDGGSVFSTL
- a CDS encoding alpha/beta hydrolase, with protein sequence MLYRQFDRKALDAAYNNTEAVGQARRDQYVEGWTARSDAFRARNRGRLDLRYGAGTRQRLDIFPSGAAGAPTVVYIHGGYWQANDKEPYACLGEGLLPAGWNLALVEYTLAPAARLDAIVAEIRAAVAWVIEHAKEHGGDPQRVFVAGHSAGGHLTAMAMEDARVAGGVAISGLFDLEPIRLCYLNDKLRLDPAEAARNSPLLHLPPRAAPLVVTVGLGELPELIRQSAEYAEAWTKRGLPGRYLPLANHEHFSILEELARPEGAILAALKELATSER
- a CDS encoding ABC transporter ATP-binding protein, giving the protein MLIELEGVGMTYASASGPVEALRAITFGVGRGELVALVGPSGCGKSTLLRVVAGLRPPSLGRARVDGQDVLTPLPAIGMVFQAPVLLRWRRLLDNVLLPVELAGRRPADYRARALELLRTTGLAEFADKYPRELSGGMQQRAALCRALMLDPPILLMDEPFGALDAMTRDEMNLELLRVWGETAAPAARRKTVVFVTHSIPEAVFLADRVVVMTPRPGRVARVFDVPLPRPRAMAQRADPAFGRLALEIYDTLNARPSGPGVLA
- a CDS encoding amidase family protein is translated as MTTTRDLAFTPAVALARLYRRRAVSPLEVVQAALARIDALNPGVNAFVTLVREEALREARRATAAMRRGRALPPLFGVPVGIKDVTPTKGVLTTYGSTLFKDHVPDVDALVVERLRAAGAIVLGKTNTPEFAFGPNTVNAVFGATRNPWNLARTAGGSSGGSAAALATGMCPIAEGTDLGGSLRGPAAHCGVVGFRTTPGLIPRHPSVLAWDTYSVEGPMARTVADAALMLSVMAGPDARSPISYEVDTRALRTAAQTPSVKGWRIAWTADLGGLVTVHREVSAVFEGAVRAFGAAGARVEPACPDMSEVPEIVRLSRGFLMVARHGDKLPRHRDVLQAGLVENTEQGLALTAADVARGELLRTTLWHRVRAFLEGRDVWITPTTATPPFPLEEPVLGRSFLTYAFSVLGLPAISIPAGFTSDGLPIGLQIVGRRGAEPTVLRAAAAFEAVRPWALRVPPGVSRPSP
- a CDS encoding ABC transporter substrate-binding protein produces the protein MIRPMLAVVVALGLTAPAQAQAPQKVVFALNWFAVGDHAAYWVALDKGYYKDKGLEVELQNSKGSGDSIAKVDTGRADIGLADAAVVIPLVAKGAKVKVVGAVFDNTPLNIWTRKDTGITKPKDLEGKTLAAPPGDGQRQLFPAFARINGIDESKVKWVNIEPAAKFVALSEKRADAVPDYTTGQPFWEKAVGKENLVRMPWYQHGFDTYSMSIMASEKTMNERPKVLKDFLEASYRGWRDVMENPKAALEIFKKRVPEIDLALIEPNMMLGLELMRTDRYAQNGIGWMDRAKMCRTVELINTYMDVPRKVGCDEVFTNSFLTKIEPPKSMR